In a genomic window of Dyadobacter fermentans DSM 18053:
- a CDS encoding HlyD family secretion protein: METNNTTEEAPKKKNNRFLIILAVLIIGGGTWGFTKYNHGLHHEETDDAQIDSDISPVIPRISGYVTEIRVKDNQTVKKGDTLIVLDNRDQIIKLEQAKAGLLGSQGSLTVANETTNASAASGITYEANIAVVAAQIEEAKVNLWRANQDFARYENLIKDHSITQQEFEQAQATKQKAERALAVLVAQKGAAERQAKAAGRQTKATSVQTAVANANIKARQAEIANAELNLSYTVITAPTDGRVSKVNAQLGQFLQAGQSLFSIISTHKPWVTANFKETQLTKMKIGQHVKIHVDAYPEHEFEAQVASFSPATGARFALLPPDNASGNFVKVVQRLPVRIEFTKADDEKIAQLRPGMNVFVDVELN, encoded by the coding sequence ATGGAAACTAACAACACCACCGAAGAAGCACCGAAAAAGAAAAACAACCGCTTCCTCATTATCCTGGCCGTGCTCATTATTGGCGGCGGCACCTGGGGATTTACTAAATACAACCACGGCCTGCACCACGAAGAGACCGACGACGCGCAGATCGACTCGGACATCAGTCCGGTAATACCACGGATTTCGGGCTACGTGACCGAAATTCGTGTAAAGGATAACCAAACCGTGAAAAAAGGCGATACGTTGATCGTCCTCGATAACCGCGACCAGATCATTAAACTGGAACAGGCCAAAGCAGGATTGCTGGGATCGCAGGGCAGCCTGACGGTGGCAAACGAAACCACCAATGCATCGGCAGCCAGCGGCATTACCTACGAAGCGAACATTGCCGTGGTAGCCGCGCAGATCGAAGAGGCAAAAGTGAACCTTTGGCGGGCCAATCAGGATTTCGCACGGTACGAAAACCTGATCAAAGACCATTCGATCACGCAGCAGGAATTTGAACAGGCGCAAGCGACCAAACAAAAAGCCGAACGCGCATTGGCGGTTTTGGTAGCACAAAAAGGTGCCGCCGAACGTCAGGCGAAAGCAGCCGGTCGTCAAACCAAAGCGACCTCGGTGCAAACCGCCGTGGCGAATGCGAACATCAAGGCGCGCCAGGCCGAAATCGCGAACGCGGAGCTGAACCTGTCGTACACCGTGATCACCGCACCGACAGACGGCCGCGTATCGAAAGTGAATGCGCAGCTGGGCCAGTTCCTGCAAGCCGGACAATCGCTTTTCAGCATTATTTCTACCCACAAGCCCTGGGTAACGGCAAACTTCAAGGAAACGCAACTGACGAAAATGAAAATCGGCCAGCACGTGAAAATCCACGTGGACGCTTATCCTGAACACGAATTTGAAGCGCAGGTAGCATCATTCTCGCCAGCCACGGGTGCACGTTTCGCGCTGCTGCCGCCGGATAACGCGAGCGGTAACTTCGTGAAAGTGGTACAACGCCTCCCGGTCCGCATTGAATTTACCAAGGCTGACGACGAAAAGATCGCGCAGCTGCGCCCAGGGATGAACGTGTTCGTCGATGTGGAACTGAACTAA
- a CDS encoding putative toxin-antitoxin system toxin component, PIN family yields MILVIDTNCLLVSIPKRSETRWLFDALREGQFQFAITTEILREYEEVIGEFYSSNIATNIVELLTTARNGILVTPHYRWNLIPDQDDNKFVDCAISCQADYIITHDRHFNILADIPFPKVAVLKMVALKAILGI; encoded by the coding sequence ATGATACTAGTCATTGACACCAATTGTTTGCTAGTCAGTATCCCAAAACGCTCAGAGACGCGCTGGCTGTTCGACGCGCTGCGAGAAGGCCAATTTCAATTCGCCATTACAACCGAAATTCTGAGAGAATACGAAGAGGTGATTGGCGAATTTTACTCCTCCAACATCGCTACTAATATCGTGGAGTTGCTAACCACCGCTCGTAATGGCATTCTTGTTACGCCACATTATCGTTGGAATCTCATCCCGGATCAGGACGACAACAAATTTGTAGACTGTGCTATCAGCTGCCAGGCCGATTACATTATTACGCATGACAGGCATTTCAATATCCTCGCCGATATCCCTTTTCCCAAAGTCGCGGTTTTGAAAATGGTTGCGCTTAAAGCCATTCTTGGTATTTGA
- the mrdA gene encoding penicillin-binding protein 2 — protein sequence MLESRRFVIIGFFALVGIIYLLRLFYLQVLDESYSIESSSNSIKRVTEIPFRGQIYDRYGKLIVYNTPVYDLLVTPYKVRVDDTLRFCQVLGIQRRDFDSLMTAASAYSRVKPSLFLRQLSKEDFASIQDIMVDYSGFEFAKSSLRTYTAPTLANTLGYVSEITKGQLEKQEEPYYRQGDYIGQSGVERIYENELRGKRGTKFVMQNVNGVYKGPWKNGELDTMAVAGENLHTGLDLEVQQYADSLMVNKVGSVVAIEPATGQIISMVSAPTYDPNILASRYFSKNFAALARNPYKPLFNRPVMASYRPGSTFKLIQALIGLQEGVITPGSGFTHANCPVGCHNHPATSTVALGVAHSCNPYFYNVFRRLIYKNNIKNTFKASAVGLDAWHDDIAKFGIGQRLGIDLPSEYKGNLPNKKYYDRFYGEYRWKFSNIYSLSIGEGELLITPLKMANVAAIIANRGYYYTPHVIHGIGDKKAVKPEFLERHETGVEPHNFEPVIEGMIGAVEAGTARRSRVEGISIAGKTGTSQNKRGDDHSIFIAFAPVDDPKIAIAVFVENAGAGGSAAAPIANLIIEKYLSRKVTNKALEERMMKLDLMSKVVLPTQKKPEDASKKKTETVKPKSGDPNDPSNRLPGTPHPANPGAMRKPVTVALPKDTQRKAL from the coding sequence ATGCTCGAAAGTCGTCGATTTGTTATCATTGGTTTTTTTGCTTTAGTTGGGATAATATACTTGCTGCGACTTTTCTATCTCCAGGTGCTGGATGAAAGTTATTCCATCGAGTCGTCGAGCAATTCCATCAAGCGTGTTACCGAAATCCCATTCCGCGGTCAGATCTACGACCGCTACGGAAAGCTCATCGTATATAATACCCCCGTTTATGACCTTCTCGTGACGCCCTATAAGGTGCGCGTGGACGATACGCTGCGTTTTTGTCAGGTGCTGGGCATTCAGCGTCGCGATTTCGACAGTTTGATGACCGCCGCGAGCGCTTACAGCCGGGTGAAGCCGTCGCTGTTTTTGAGGCAGCTTTCGAAGGAAGATTTCGCGTCCATCCAGGACATTATGGTCGATTATTCGGGCTTCGAATTTGCCAAAAGCTCCCTGCGCACTTACACGGCACCTACGCTCGCGAACACGCTCGGCTACGTGAGCGAGATCACGAAAGGGCAGCTCGAAAAACAGGAGGAGCCTTATTACCGGCAGGGAGACTACATTGGTCAGAGCGGTGTCGAGCGCATTTACGAGAATGAGCTGCGGGGAAAACGCGGCACCAAGTTCGTGATGCAGAATGTGAACGGGGTGTACAAGGGCCCCTGGAAAAACGGCGAACTGGACACGATGGCCGTGGCCGGCGAAAACCTGCACACCGGGCTTGACCTGGAAGTGCAGCAATATGCAGATAGCCTGATGGTCAACAAGGTAGGCAGCGTGGTGGCGATCGAGCCTGCGACGGGGCAGATTATCTCGATGGTTTCGGCGCCCACATACGACCCGAACATTCTCGCCAGCCGCTATTTTTCGAAAAACTTCGCGGCATTGGCGCGCAATCCATATAAACCGCTGTTTAACCGGCCGGTTATGGCTAGCTACCGTCCGGGTTCGACATTTAAACTGATCCAGGCGCTTATTGGCTTACAGGAAGGTGTGATCACGCCCGGAAGCGGTTTTACGCATGCCAATTGCCCTGTGGGATGTCACAATCACCCCGCCACGAGTACAGTGGCGCTCGGTGTGGCGCATTCATGCAACCCTTATTTTTACAATGTATTCCGGCGGTTGATTTACAAAAACAATATCAAAAACACCTTCAAAGCCTCCGCTGTGGGGCTCGATGCCTGGCACGACGATATCGCCAAATTCGGGATCGGGCAGCGGCTCGGGATCGATTTGCCGAGTGAATACAAGGGGAATTTGCCCAATAAGAAGTACTACGACCGTTTTTACGGCGAATACCGCTGGAAATTCTCCAACATTTACTCGCTCAGCATCGGCGAGGGCGAGTTGCTGATCACACCGCTGAAAATGGCGAATGTGGCGGCCATCATCGCCAACCGCGGGTATTATTACACGCCGCACGTGATCCACGGTATCGGCGATAAGAAAGCCGTGAAGCCCGAATTCCTCGAAAGGCATGAAACGGGCGTGGAACCGCACAATTTCGAGCCGGTGATCGAAGGGATGATCGGGGCGGTGGAGGCGGGTACGGCCCGGCGCTCACGCGTGGAAGGCATTTCGATCGCGGGTAAAACGGGTACTTCGCAAAACAAGCGGGGGGACGACCACTCGATCTTTATCGCATTCGCGCCGGTGGACGATCCCAAAATCGCCATTGCCGTGTTCGTAGAGAATGCCGGTGCGGGTGGCTCGGCGGCGGCGCCCATTGCCAACCTTATCATCGAAAAATACCTCTCGCGCAAGGTGACCAACAAGGCGCTGGAAGAGCGGATGATGAAGCTCGACCTGATGAGCAAGGTGGTGCTGCCGACGCAGAAGAAGCCCGAGGACGCATCCAAGAAAAAAACCGAGACGGTGAAGCCGAAATCGGGCGACCCGAACGATCCTTCAAACCGACTGCCGGGAACACCGCACCCTGCTAACCCCGGAGCGATGAGGAAGCCCGTAACAGTGGCGCTCCCCAAAGACACCCAGCGCAAGGCACTTTAA
- a CDS encoding TetR/AcrR family transcriptional regulator — protein MTKKALLMSSQMEYNAKQIQIIEVAERLFSQKGFAGTSVRDIAQEADVNVSMISYYFGSKEKLIEALFQFRMTESSNRLETLMMASELSALQKFNVFIDSVIDRLMGNQCFHNIMMREQLSSERTPVISEYIRGLKMRNVELIARMIREGQDAGDFRKDINVSLVTTTLYGTVNYAIATQDFYRIINGLEQLSDEAFHQHLRTELSQHLKNLFKSTITNEHHVQN, from the coding sequence ATGACTAAAAAAGCCCTGTTGATGAGCTCTCAAATGGAATATAACGCGAAACAAATACAGATCATAGAAGTGGCGGAGCGGCTGTTCTCACAGAAAGGTTTCGCCGGTACCTCGGTGCGGGATATCGCCCAGGAAGCGGATGTGAATGTCTCGATGATATCCTACTATTTCGGTTCGAAGGAGAAGCTGATCGAAGCGCTTTTCCAGTTTCGCATGACCGAATCCAGCAACCGCCTCGAAACCCTGATGATGGCCAGCGAGCTTTCCGCGCTGCAAAAATTCAATGTCTTCATCGACAGTGTGATCGACCGGCTGATGGGCAATCAGTGCTTTCATAACATTATGATGCGCGAGCAGCTGTCGTCGGAGCGCACGCCGGTTATTTCGGAGTACATCCGCGGACTGAAAATGCGGAATGTGGAACTGATCGCGCGGATGATCCGCGAAGGACAGGACGCCGGCGATTTCCGGAAGGATATCAATGTAAGCCTGGTCACCACCACGCTTTACGGCACCGTTAATTACGCCATTGCCACCCAGGATTTTTACAGGATCATCAATGGCCTCGAACAGCTTTCCGACGAAGCGTTTCACCAGCATTTGCGGACTGAGCTGAGCCAACACCTTAAGAACTTATTCAAATCAACAATAACCAATGAACACCACGTCCAGAATTAG
- a CDS encoding TolC family protein: MNTTSRISRMVCLATGIVWFAVTGHSYAQSARTIRLEEAISMSLQNSKQLKLSQSNVDLAGLGIRQIKENQLPSLSVSGSYLRVNSPNVNLKISREGNDSTGNSGGLPNVHQAMYGMASASLPLFSGFRFKYGLESAKYVEQAVKLDADANREAVIQNTVAAYGNLYKAQKAVDLVTENLVSERERVQEFTNREKNGMLARNDLMKAKLQESNVELALLNAQNDLKITTINMNLLLGLPEETVIEADSASFTTLKAEGNAAEWEQTALSHRKDFAANGIRQKAADSDIKVAKADLYPSVALSAGYVALNIPGVVTVPNAVNAGIGFRYDVASLWKSHSKIAEARTKAYQLKTNEQIILDKIHLEVNTAYYNYVLSKRKIDVYAKAVEQADENYRITKNKYDNSLVTTTELLDADVAQVQSRIDYEAAKADAVVAYKKLEQTAGVIN; encoded by the coding sequence ATGAACACCACGTCCAGAATTAGCAGAATGGTTTGTCTGGCAACCGGGATTGTCTGGTTTGCCGTGACGGGTCATTCGTACGCCCAGAGCGCACGCACGATCAGACTGGAAGAGGCCATTTCGATGAGCCTCCAAAACAGCAAACAATTGAAATTGAGCCAAAGTAACGTCGATCTGGCCGGGTTGGGCATCCGTCAGATCAAGGAAAACCAGTTGCCGAGTTTGAGCGTTTCGGGTTCTTACCTGCGGGTAAATTCACCGAATGTAAACCTGAAAATCAGCCGGGAAGGCAACGACAGCACGGGCAATTCGGGCGGTTTGCCGAACGTCCACCAGGCGATGTACGGCATGGCGAGCGCCTCATTGCCGCTCTTTTCGGGCTTTCGTTTCAAATACGGCCTCGAATCGGCGAAATATGTGGAGCAGGCGGTGAAGCTCGATGCCGATGCGAACCGCGAAGCCGTGATCCAGAACACCGTTGCAGCTTATGGCAACCTCTACAAAGCGCAGAAAGCCGTTGACCTCGTCACGGAGAACCTCGTCAGCGAGCGGGAGCGCGTACAGGAGTTTACCAACCGCGAAAAGAATGGAATGCTAGCCCGCAACGACCTGATGAAGGCCAAATTGCAGGAGTCGAATGTAGAGCTGGCATTACTTAATGCGCAAAACGACCTGAAAATCACCACCATCAATATGAATCTGCTGCTGGGGCTTCCCGAAGAAACGGTTATCGAAGCCGACTCTGCAAGTTTTACCACCCTAAAAGCAGAAGGCAATGCGGCCGAATGGGAGCAAACGGCCCTTTCGCATCGCAAGGATTTTGCCGCCAACGGCATTCGCCAGAAAGCCGCCGACAGCGATATCAAAGTGGCCAAAGCGGACCTTTACCCGAGCGTGGCGCTATCAGCCGGATATGTCGCCCTGAATATCCCGGGCGTAGTTACCGTCCCAAATGCGGTGAATGCGGGTATCGGATTCAGATATGATGTGGCATCGCTCTGGAAATCGCATTCCAAAATCGCCGAGGCACGCACGAAAGCCTATCAGCTGAAAACCAACGAGCAGATCATTCTGGACAAGATCCACCTGGAAGTCAATACCGCTTATTACAACTATGTATTGAGCAAAAGGAAGATCGACGTGTACGCCAAAGCTGTGGAGCAGGCGGATGAAAACTACCGCATTACCAAAAATAAATACGACAACAGCCTGGTAACCACCACCGAACTGCTCGACGCCGACGTGGCCCAGGTACAATCCCGCATCGACTACGAAGCCGCCAAGGCCGATGCCGTGGTAGCATATAAGAAGCTCGAACAGACGGCTGGGGTTATTAATTAA
- a CDS encoding NFACT RNA binding domain-containing protein → MAHKFPPSSIPPYICPNTIQLKVHQNYHFIKQLAPRLHAEIAGKIFVEAFSQQKDELIIVFAEKNAEMERDEPEQQEGPHLLKPFFIKATLTNSFSCLSFPERFDRARRNSVNLFNDFEGDAVDFVRVCKNERAIQVHFGSGRDLIFKLFGNRSNFIALNAEGAVTQLFNNKLSTDRSLTVASLNRDIDQSWEAFLTNNGRFEALFPTFGKVANKYLSEQLAGEEDLARRWAIVQAALQEFESGVFYITKIENIPALTLFETGEVVQVLHDPIEALNAFYLAYIRLSGLDKEKADIVRLLRKRIQQTDNYLENTFQKLVDLENATKNDELANIIMANLHLIPERAEKAELYDFYRDQPITIKLKKDLSAQKNAEGYYRKAKNEKIEIDRLNDSLTAREADRKRLQEHLTHTESIEMLRDLRAYIKTHKLEQGNAGPAIDELFKRVDFMGYTILIGRNAKNSDLLTKQAHKEDLWLHAKDVTGSHIVVKNQPGRKFPVPVIERAAELAAFYSKRKNDSLCPVIVTPKKFVRKPKGLPDGLVLIDKEDIVMVVAKGE, encoded by the coding sequence ATGGCGCACAAATTTCCTCCTTCCTCCATTCCTCCCTACATTTGCCCGAATACAATCCAATTAAAAGTGCATCAGAATTACCATTTCATCAAACAACTCGCCCCGCGGCTGCATGCTGAAATTGCCGGGAAGATCTTTGTAGAAGCATTCAGCCAGCAAAAGGATGAGTTGATCATCGTTTTTGCCGAAAAAAATGCGGAAATGGAGCGCGACGAGCCGGAGCAGCAGGAAGGGCCGCATTTGCTAAAACCCTTCTTCATCAAAGCCACGCTTACCAACAGTTTCTCCTGCCTCAGTTTCCCCGAACGCTTCGACCGGGCGCGGCGGAATAGCGTAAACCTGTTCAATGATTTTGAGGGTGATGCGGTGGATTTTGTGAGAGTTTGCAAAAACGAGCGGGCTATTCAGGTGCATTTCGGGAGTGGGAGGGATTTGATTTTTAAACTATTCGGAAACCGCTCCAATTTCATCGCGCTGAATGCGGAGGGCGCGGTGACGCAGCTTTTTAACAACAAACTTTCCACCGACCGCAGCCTTACGGTGGCTTCGCTGAACCGGGACATCGATCAGTCGTGGGAGGCATTTTTGACTAATAATGGGCGTTTTGAAGCGCTTTTCCCAACATTTGGAAAGGTGGCCAACAAATACCTTTCCGAACAGCTGGCGGGAGAGGAAGATCTTGCGCGGCGCTGGGCGATTGTGCAGGCCGCTTTGCAGGAATTTGAATCCGGTGTTTTTTACATTACCAAAATAGAAAATATTCCTGCGCTGACATTGTTTGAAACCGGCGAGGTGGTGCAGGTGCTGCACGATCCCATTGAGGCGTTGAATGCATTTTACCTGGCCTACATCCGGCTGAGTGGGCTCGATAAAGAGAAGGCGGATATCGTGCGGCTGCTGCGCAAGCGCATTCAGCAGACCGATAATTATCTGGAAAATACCTTTCAAAAACTGGTAGACCTGGAAAATGCGACGAAAAACGACGAGCTGGCCAATATCATCATGGCCAACCTGCACCTGATACCCGAGCGGGCAGAGAAAGCGGAACTCTACGACTTCTACCGCGACCAGCCCATTACTATCAAGCTGAAAAAAGACCTCTCAGCGCAAAAGAATGCGGAGGGTTATTACCGGAAGGCCAAAAACGAAAAGATCGAAATCGACCGGCTGAACGACAGTCTAACAGCACGCGAAGCCGACCGAAAGCGGTTGCAGGAGCATTTGACGCACACTGAAAGCATTGAAATGCTGCGCGATTTGCGGGCTTACATCAAAACGCACAAGCTGGAACAAGGGAATGCCGGTCCGGCGATCGATGAACTTTTCAAGCGCGTGGATTTTATGGGCTACACAATCCTGATCGGGCGTAATGCGAAAAACAGTGACCTGCTGACGAAACAGGCGCATAAGGAAGACCTGTGGCTGCACGCCAAGGACGTAACGGGCTCGCATATCGTCGTGAAGAACCAGCCCGGCCGCAAATTCCCGGTGCCGGTGATCGAGCGTGCTGCGGAACTGGCGGCGTTTTACTCGAAGCGGAAGAACGACTCGCTGTGCCCGGTGATCGTGACGCCGAAGAAATTCGTGCGGAAACCGAAAGGCCTGCCGGACGGCCTCGTGCTGATCGACAAGGAGGACATTGTGATGGTTGTGGCTAAGGGTGAATAA
- a CDS encoding DHA2 family efflux MFS transporter permease subunit, with product MELQESLVEYGYRRVIITITAVLCALLEIVDTTIVNVALNDMRGNLGGTLSEVSWVITAYAIGNVIIVPMTSWLSQQFGRRNYFAASIIIFTVASFLCGNADNIWELVFFRLIQGFGGGALLVTAQTLITESYPPEKRGIAQAIYGLGVIVGPTLGPPLGGYIVDNYSWPYIFYINIPLGIIAAMLTLEFVRSPKFSAKKAANEIDWWGIIFLAVAVGSLQYVLEKGQEEDWFNDEIITILTVTSVFSFFFFIWREWTYKNPIVNLRVLANGNLRVGTILSFILGFGLYGSTFVIPLYTQATLGWTATQSGMLMVPAAIVTAMMMPIVGQLLQRGVKQQYLVAIGMIFFFIYSYWGYLILTPDTGKDAFFNMLIVRGIGLGLLFVPITTLALSTLKGREIGEGAAFTGMMRQLGGSFGVAVITTFIARQNMAHRNDLVSKLDVNNPIVQQRVEGLQHSFMAKGMTPDVALNSGYKILDYTVSKQAQVMSYMDVFLYLGVMFLICVPFVLWTRSGKTKVDASSVH from the coding sequence ATGGAATTACAGGAATCACTGGTCGAATACGGCTACCGCCGGGTAATTATTACCATCACGGCTGTATTGTGTGCGCTGCTGGAAATCGTGGATACCACCATCGTGAACGTGGCGCTCAACGACATGCGGGGAAACCTGGGCGGTACGTTGTCGGAAGTGAGCTGGGTGATAACCGCCTACGCGATCGGTAACGTGATCATCGTGCCGATGACGAGCTGGCTATCGCAGCAGTTCGGCCGCCGCAATTATTTCGCCGCTTCCATCATCATCTTTACAGTGGCCTCATTTCTTTGCGGTAATGCCGATAATATCTGGGAGCTGGTGTTTTTCAGGCTGATACAAGGTTTCGGTGGTGGCGCATTGCTCGTAACTGCCCAAACGCTGATTACGGAGAGTTACCCGCCGGAAAAACGCGGTATCGCGCAGGCCATTTACGGTTTGGGCGTGATCGTAGGCCCCACGCTGGGCCCGCCGCTGGGTGGCTATATTGTTGATAATTACAGCTGGCCTTACATTTTTTATATCAATATCCCGCTGGGTATCATCGCGGCTATGCTGACCCTGGAATTTGTAAGAAGCCCTAAATTCTCTGCCAAAAAAGCAGCCAATGAAATCGACTGGTGGGGCATTATCTTCCTGGCCGTCGCCGTAGGATCATTGCAATATGTGCTTGAAAAAGGGCAGGAGGAAGACTGGTTCAACGACGAAATCATCACGATCCTTACGGTAACCAGTGTGTTCTCATTTTTCTTCTTCATCTGGCGCGAATGGACTTATAAAAACCCGATCGTGAACCTCCGCGTGCTTGCCAACGGTAACCTGCGGGTAGGAACGATACTCTCTTTCATTCTCGGCTTCGGCTTGTACGGCTCCACATTCGTGATCCCGCTGTACACCCAGGCGACGCTGGGCTGGACGGCCACGCAGTCGGGGATGCTCATGGTACCCGCGGCGATTGTGACGGCGATGATGATGCCGATCGTGGGACAGCTACTGCAACGCGGGGTAAAACAGCAATATCTCGTGGCGATCGGAATGATATTCTTCTTCATTTACAGCTACTGGGGCTACCTGATCCTGACGCCCGACACCGGCAAAGACGCGTTTTTCAACATGCTGATCGTCCGCGGAATCGGTTTGGGACTGCTTTTCGTGCCCATTACCACTCTGGCCTTATCGACCCTCAAAGGCCGTGAAATCGGTGAAGGAGCCGCATTCACCGGGATGATGCGGCAGCTCGGCGGCTCGTTCGGGGTGGCGGTAATCACGACATTCATTGCCCGCCAGAACATGGCCCACCGCAACGACCTGGTGAGTAAGCTGGACGTGAATAACCCCATTGTGCAGCAACGGGTGGAAGGCTTGCAGCACAGCTTTATGGCGAAAGGCATGACGCCGGATGTCGCGCTGAACAGCGGCTACAAAATATTGGATTATACGGTATCCAAGCAAGCGCAGGTAATGTCATACATGGATGTGTTCCTCTACCTGGGCGTGATGTTCTTGATTTGTGTTCCCTTTGTGTTATGGACGCGGAGCGGCAAAACGAAAGTCGACGCTTCGTCCGTGCACTAG